The Candidatus Thorarchaeota archaeon genome contains a region encoding:
- a CDS encoding GNAT family N-acetyltransferase yields MKRSWEFPSKDGRSISVRDATARDARDMHTTFCDVVWEGRWLPTLQPNSTVADWVTWIEGARRRGDVILKAEVEGQHAGHLTLQPEEWAASRHVAKLGIIVRMDYRNIGVGRSLMLAAERAAPEAGYEKIVLSTFADNSAAQHLYSSLGYRTVGTRFNHFKMEKGFIHEVLYEKELSHPIP; encoded by the coding sequence TTGAAGAGGTCATGGGAATTCCCTTCGAAAGACGGCCGTTCAATCAGTGTGAGGGATGCGACCGCAAGGGATGCGCGGGACATGCACACCACCTTCTGTGATGTTGTCTGGGAGGGAAGGTGGCTTCCCACACTGCAACCGAACTCGACAGTTGCTGACTGGGTGACTTGGATTGAGGGTGCCCGAAGACGCGGTGACGTGATTCTGAAGGCGGAGGTCGAGGGACAGCATGCCGGACACCTGACTCTGCAGCCTGAGGAGTGGGCTGCATCGCGGCATGTGGCAAAGCTCGGCATAATCGTCCGCATGGACTACCGGAACATCGGAGTTGGGCGATCACTGATGCTTGCTGCGGAGCGAGCGGCACCGGAGGCTGGCTATGAGAAGATTGTTCTGAGCACATTTGCAGACAACTCGGCTGCCCAGCATCTCTATTCATCACTGGGCTACCGGACTGTCGGGACGAGGTTCAATCACTTCAAGATGGAGAAGGGCTTTATACACGAAGTGCTCTATGAGAAGGAGCTAAGTCATCCAATACCGTGA
- a CDS encoding amino acid-binding protein: MWKEIVEYFEDSPQRLRVAQAIIRHGFRVEAPGVIKCRAIRVPLKAIGEALGIDRRTVQMTTERICANSRLRDFFSRLEPAGVSLENVRKVLGYGCVTIYVDAPENPGIVSEVTTTIASHRIAIRQVIAEDAAIYEEPCLKVLTTTPLPGEVIQELTVISGVKKVIIEQ; the protein is encoded by the coding sequence ATGTGGAAAGAGATTGTCGAGTATTTCGAGGACTCGCCTCAGAGACTAAGAGTGGCTCAGGCTATCATCAGGCATGGATTCAGGGTCGAGGCGCCCGGTGTGATAAAGTGCAGGGCCATAAGAGTCCCGTTGAAGGCCATAGGTGAGGCCCTCGGCATTGATCGCAGGACCGTACAGATGACTACTGAGAGGATATGTGCCAATAGTCGTCTAAGAGACTTCTTTTCCAGACTGGAACCTGCTGGCGTGTCACTCGAGAACGTGCGCAAGGTCCTCGGGTATGGTTGTGTTACCATCTATGTTGATGCGCCGGAGAACCCGGGAATCGTATCTGAAGTGACCACGACTATTGCGAGCCACAGGATTGCAATCCGACAGGTCATTGCAGAGGATGCAGCCATATACGAAGAGCCTTGCCTCAAGGTCCTTACGACTACCCCTCTGCCTGGAGAAGTGATACAGGAATTGACTGTCATATCGGGAGTCAAGAAGGTCATCATCGAGCAGTAG
- a CDS encoding MFS transporter: MRKGGMHQVVMLAFSLAVLQVGFGIVTPIFPFYVLELGVGGAELGVLASSFALTRIAFSSPMGGLSDNMGRKPVLLMSLLGFAFANVAYAFAQDIFIMIAARALEGAVSAGFFPAANAFVSDMTTPENRGTAMGYLSMGNMVGFVVGPTVGGVLAQLLGIRLPFIVAAVASLGTLLSIYILVGEPEVKTSWREQTRGARASLRSVLSRHPKAYLALGVSTFADMFAIGILEVAFMLDAVKRFSLQPIDIGVFFGLIGVIVIVGSVAFGKTSDVYGRKLLIVLGTTLVTISMVLFIVSADIRGILIGGGVLATGMSMRGPSNQALIGDLTEKQAYGNVMGLYGAVTNSAYAVSPLLAGVLLDRDGTSYSALLLGASVSLLGVLTTSLLLPRRVVSQSSQTNVAAV; encoded by the coding sequence ATGCGTAAGGGAGGTATGCATCAGGTTGTGATGCTGGCCTTCTCACTGGCAGTCCTCCAGGTCGGCTTTGGCATAGTCACTCCGATATTCCCCTTCTATGTCCTTGAGCTGGGGGTCGGAGGTGCTGAGCTTGGCGTTCTCGCCTCCTCATTCGCACTGACACGAATCGCGTTCTCAAGTCCGATGGGTGGGCTGTCTGACAATATGGGACGCAAACCGGTCCTGTTGATGTCTCTGCTCGGTTTTGCATTTGCCAATGTGGCCTATGCGTTCGCTCAGGACATATTCATCATGATCGCCGCCAGAGCTCTTGAGGGGGCGGTTTCCGCTGGCTTCTTTCCTGCAGCCAACGCGTTCGTGTCGGACATGACGACGCCCGAGAACCGCGGTACTGCGATGGGCTATCTCAGCATGGGCAACATGGTGGGTTTCGTAGTTGGTCCCACCGTTGGAGGTGTTCTTGCCCAGCTGTTGGGCATACGCCTTCCGTTCATTGTCGCCGCTGTCGCTTCGCTCGGTACGCTTCTCTCCATCTACATCCTTGTAGGAGAGCCAGAGGTGAAGACATCGTGGAGAGAGCAGACTCGGGGCGCACGCGCGTCTCTGAGGAGCGTACTCTCAAGGCATCCAAAGGCATACTTGGCTCTTGGAGTGTCCACGTTCGCTGACATGTTCGCTATAGGCATACTGGAGGTCGCCTTCATGCTGGACGCTGTAAAGAGGTTCAGCCTTCAACCGATTGACATAGGAGTGTTCTTTGGCCTCATAGGGGTCATTGTCATAGTCGGAAGCGTGGCCTTTGGCAAGACATCGGATGTCTATGGGCGCAAGTTGCTGATTGTTCTGGGTACGACACTGGTCACGATCTCGATGGTACTGTTCATCGTCTCTGCTGATATCAGAGGCATTCTCATAGGAGGTGGTGTTCTCGCGACGGGAATGTCCATGCGTGGGCCATCCAATCAGGCGCTGATTGGCGACCTGACAGAGAAACAGGCATATGGCAATGTCATGGGACTCTATGGAGCGGTTACGAACTCAGCCTATGCAGTCAGTCCACTCTTGGCCGGCGTGCTTCTCGACCGAGATGGGACCAGTTACTCCGCGTTACTACTGGGCGCATCTGTATCTCTCCTGGGAGTACTGACGACATCGCTCCTTTTGCCTCGGCGGGTCGTCAGTCAGAGCAGTCAGACGAATGTGGCTGCAGTGTAA
- the amrB gene encoding AmmeMemoRadiSam system protein B produces the protein MVRMPVVAGSFYEGKNSLLRQRIEDCFLKAPGPGRLPEGSPGTARSVKSVISPHAGYMYSGAVAAHAYLGVFEDGRPEHIVLFGPNHHGWGARVAVCEDDWETPLGVAKYDREIGTEIIRRSDLAKSDCIAHSNEHSIEVQIPFLQYIFGPEVGFVPICISDQSYRVCESIGNTVADIAEENDILVIASSDFTHFESADAAKRKDNQAMEYLEMMDPKGFLDFVQGHRISICGAGPIAAALVFAKRREATSFNVLKYTSSGEVTKDYHSVVAYTAATFV, from the coding sequence ATGGTCAGGATGCCGGTCGTAGCAGGGTCTTTCTATGAAGGCAAGAATAGCCTTCTCAGGCAGCGGATTGAAGACTGTTTTCTGAAGGCACCCGGACCCGGTCGATTGCCGGAGGGTTCTCCGGGAACTGCAAGGTCGGTGAAGTCGGTCATATCGCCACACGCAGGCTACATGTACTCGGGTGCCGTGGCAGCCCACGCATATCTTGGGGTATTTGAGGACGGGCGACCTGAGCACATAGTCCTGTTCGGTCCAAACCATCACGGCTGGGGTGCAAGAGTTGCGGTGTGTGAGGATGACTGGGAGACACCTCTTGGTGTTGCCAAGTATGACAGGGAGATTGGAACTGAGATCATTCGAAGAAGCGACCTTGCCAAGTCCGACTGTATCGCTCACAGCAACGAGCACTCGATTGAAGTTCAAATCCCATTCCTCCAGTACATCTTCGGGCCAGAGGTGGGATTTGTTCCGATATGCATCAGCGACCAGAGCTACAGAGTCTGCGAGTCTATTGGTAACACTGTCGCAGACATAGCCGAGGAGAACGACATCCTTGTCATTGCAAGTTCGGACTTCACGCACTTCGAGTCTGCTGATGCGGCCAAGCGCAAGGACAATCAGGCGATGGAGTATCTTGAGATGATGGACCCCAAGGGGTTCCTCGACTTTGTGCAGGGACACCGCATCAGCATATGTGGCGCAGGGCCTATTGCGGCTGCGCTCGTCTTTGCAAAGCGACGGGAAGCCACATCATTCAATGTGCTCAAGTACACATCATCAGGTGAGGTCACAAAGGACTACCATAGTGTCGTTGCTTACACTGCAGCCACATTCGTCTGA